A genomic segment from Treponema sp. Marseille-Q3903 encodes:
- a CDS encoding 1-acyl-sn-glycerol-3-phosphate acyltransferase has product MRTVVKKLDYEKVIKLPEPNLKRPLKQPFFWRWLFKNLSKKELKAVKFTCNKIGMEKLSKDEPCFVIMNHSSFIDLKIASVVLYPRPYNIVCTSDGFVGKNWLMRHIGCIPTNKFVKDFVLVRNLKYAVEKLQSSILMFPEASYSFDGTATKLSGSLPKCLKILNVPVVMIKTYGAFARSPLYNNLQVRKVKVSADIKYLFSKDDIKNKSTEELNDILNKEFEFDNWKWQQENHIKIDEPFRADSLNRVLYKCPFCRTEGKMNGSGIELECKQCGAKWVLSEYGEMDNILPGKGDFLESPATNSPSVFTHVPDWFKWEREEVRKEIQAGKYKIEADVDIFMLVNTKAIYKVGSGHLTHTKDGFVLDGCNGLLHYRQSPRASHSLYSDYFWYEIGDMICIGDMKKLYYCFPKNAGDIVAKARIAAEELYKIYKQSDISFNKPNI; this is encoded by the coding sequence ATGAGAACAGTCGTAAAAAAACTTGATTATGAAAAAGTGATAAAGCTTCCTGAACCGAATCTAAAAAGACCGCTCAAACAGCCATTTTTCTGGCGTTGGCTTTTTAAAAACTTGAGCAAAAAAGAACTTAAAGCTGTAAAATTCACCTGCAACAAAATTGGAATGGAAAAGCTTAGCAAAGACGAGCCTTGTTTTGTCATCATGAATCATTCGAGTTTTATAGACCTCAAGATTGCCTCAGTTGTACTTTATCCACGCCCTTATAACATCGTCTGCACAAGCGACGGTTTTGTCGGCAAAAATTGGCTTATGCGCCATATTGGTTGCATCCCTACAAATAAATTCGTAAAAGATTTTGTGCTTGTCAGAAATTTAAAATATGCTGTTGAAAAACTTCAGTCTTCTATCTTGATGTTCCCGGAGGCGAGTTACAGTTTTGATGGAACTGCGACAAAACTTTCCGGAAGTCTTCCAAAATGCTTGAAAATTTTAAATGTACCTGTCGTGATGATAAAAACTTACGGTGCGTTTGCAAGAAGTCCGCTTTACAACAATCTTCAAGTTAGAAAAGTGAAAGTTTCTGCCGATATAAAATATCTGTTTTCGAAAGACGATATAAAAAATAAATCTACTGAAGAATTGAACGATATCTTGAACAAAGAGTTTGAATTTGACAATTGGAAGTGGCAACAGGAAAATCACATAAAAATAGATGAACCGTTCCGCGCCGACAGTTTAAATAGAGTTCTTTACAAGTGTCCTTTTTGCCGAACTGAAGGAAAAATGAACGGCAGCGGAATTGAACTTGAATGTAAACAATGCGGCGCAAAATGGGTTTTATCGGAATATGGTGAGATGGATAATATTTTGCCAGGGAAAGGTGATTTTTTAGAAAGTCCTGCAACAAACTCACCTTCCGTTTTTACACATGTTCCAGATTGGTTCAAATGGGAAAGAGAAGAAGTCAGAAAAGAAATTCAAGCAGGAAAGTATAAGATTGAAGCTGATGTAGACATATTTATGCTTGTAAACACAAAAGCGATTTACAAAGTCGGAAGCGGGCATCTGACTCATACTAAAGACGGATTTGTCTTAGACGGGTGCAACGGGCTGCTTCATTATAGACAAAGTCCGAGAGCGAGTCACAGCCTTTATTCAGATTATTTTTGGTATGAAATCGGCGATATGATTTGTATCGGTGATATGAAAAAACTTTATTATTGCTTTCCAAAAAATGCTGGAGATATTGTCGCAAAAGCTCGAATTGCAGCCGAAGAGTTGTATAAAATCTATAAACAAAGCGATATAAGTTTTAACAAACCGAATATTTAA
- the gdhA gene encoding NADP-specific glutamate dehydrogenase: MKNAYVKRVWEYVQAKNANEPEYLQAVQEVLTTLEPVVDQMPELEPNAILERMVEPERVIMFRVPWMDDAGNYHVNRGYRVQFNSAIGPYKGGLRFSKEVNLSVLKFLGFEQVLKNSLTTLPMGGGKGGSDFDPHGKSDKEVMRFCQSFMTELYRHIGADVDVPAGDKNVGGREIGYMFGQYKRIRDEYTGVFTGKGLTFGGSLIRTEATGYGLIYFAQEMLKKVGDNFKGKVCVVSGSGNVATYAAQKLIQLGAKVVTLSDSNGYIYDADGITQEKLDWVKELKGVRRGRISEYAKKFPSSKYFEGKKVWEVKCDCAFPCATQNELLGSDAKTLLSNGVKLVAEGANMPSDLDAVNAFLDAKILYAPGKASNAGGVATSGLEMSQNSERLSWSSEEVDEKLHSIMVNIHNNAYDTAIKFGATDGKFVNYVAGANIAGFVKVATAMIAQGLV, from the coding sequence AACTTGAACCGAATGCAATTCTTGAAAGAATGGTGGAACCTGAGCGCGTAATTATGTTCCGTGTTCCTTGGATGGACGATGCCGGTAACTATCATGTAAATCGCGGTTATCGTGTTCAGTTCAACAGTGCTATTGGACCTTATAAAGGTGGGTTACGTTTTTCTAAAGAAGTTAACCTTTCTGTTTTGAAATTCTTGGGGTTTGAACAAGTTTTGAAAAACTCTCTTACAACTCTTCCGATGGGTGGCGGTAAAGGTGGTTCTGACTTTGATCCGCATGGAAAATCCGACAAAGAAGTTATGCGTTTCTGCCAGTCATTTATGACAGAACTTTATCGTCATATAGGTGCTGATGTTGACGTTCCTGCCGGCGATAAAAACGTTGGTGGACGAGAGATAGGTTATATGTTCGGTCAGTACAAGAGGATTCGTGATGAATATACAGGTGTTTTTACCGGCAAAGGTCTTACATTTGGCGGTTCATTGATCCGTACAGAAGCGACAGGTTATGGTCTTATATATTTTGCTCAAGAAATGCTCAAGAAAGTTGGTGACAACTTCAAAGGAAAAGTCTGTGTCGTTTCCGGGTCAGGAAACGTTGCTACTTATGCTGCACAAAAACTCATTCAGCTTGGCGCAAAAGTTGTCACTTTGTCAGATTCAAACGGATATATATACGATGCTGACGGAATCACTCAGGAAAAACTCGATTGGGTTAAGGAATTAAAAGGTGTTCGCCGCGGCCGTATATCTGAATATGCAAAGAAATTTCCTTCAAGCAAATATTTTGAAGGCAAAAAAGTTTGGGAAGTTAAATGCGATTGTGCGTTCCCATGTGCTACACAAAACGAATTGCTCGGCTCAGATGCAAAAACTCTTTTGAGCAACGGAGTAAAACTTGTTGCAGAAGGCGCAAACATGCCATCTGACTTGGACGCTGTAAACGCATTCCTTGACGCTAAGATTTTATACGCTCCGGGAAAAGCTTCAAATGCCGGTGGTGTTGCGACATCAGGTCTTGAAATGTCACAGAACTCTGAACGACTCTCATGGTCTTCTGAAGAAGTTGATGAAAAACTCCACAGCATCATGGTGAATATCCACAACAACGCTTACGATACAGCGATTAAATTCGGTGCTACAGACGGTAAGTTTGTCAACTACGTTGCCGGTGCAAATATCGCGGGATTTGTAAAAGTCGCAACCGCTATGATTGCTCAGGGGCTTGTATAA